The following nucleotide sequence is from Microbulbifer sp. A4B17.
CTGCTGGATGTAATTGGCCGCGCGGTAGGTGGCCTTCGCCCCTGGTCTTTTAGCGAGCCGGTGCAAGCGGAAGGGCACCCTTTTCAAAGTTTATCGGCCACTCTTGGTGGAGTGCCTTTGACGTTGCGCATACAAAATCAGGTGCACCCACAAGACCCGGACAATCACTCCCTGTTACTGCATCGACTTGCCATAGGTAGTGAGGGGGGTGTTCTAACTTTGGCCGATACCCACGGCCCCGTGCTGTGGAATCCAAGGCTGCATTCACCACGGGATCAAACAGGCAGGCTGATACTTAGCGGTGAGGGTACCGAGCGATTGGCGGTTCCCAGCATGGTAACCCTGGGTGATACGGACATGCGCAGTTACCACGATATTTTTGCCCTCACTTGGCCTGAGGCCGTTATCCAGGCTCTGCATTCCCTTTGCGCCGATATCGCGCAACCCGAAAGACGCAAGCAGAGCGGCCAGTGGGCTTTGAGTGTGTCGATGGTATGGAGTGATTTAACTGCGCGTATCGGTATGCCCGCATTAATCCAGCCCGGGGAACCGGAGCCAGTATCAGTGCAGGCGCTTACCGATATTGTTAGCCAGGCTTGCGACTAAAAGAATACGCAAATAGCACAAAAAGTGATTACGGAATTTTTACTTATAAACGGGGTTAGGAGGAGAGATGCAAAAGCAATCAGGGTTGATCGTTGAAGGGCTCTTTAAGACTTATAAAAACGGGGTGAAAGCGCTAAACGGTGTTGATTTGGAAGTTGGCCCCGGAATGTATGGGTTGCTCGGGCCGAATGGCGCGGGGAAAAGTAGTTTGATGCGCACTTTGGCAACCCTGCAAACGCCAGATAGTGGCCGGATTATTCTCGATGGTGTGGATGTTCTGGCAAATCCGGATTTTATGCGCAGTAAATTGGGTTATTTACCGCAACATATTGGTGCTTACCCCGGGATTGCCGCGCGGACATTACTGGATCGTTTCGCCTGGCTTAAAGGTTTTACCCAAACGAGTGCAAGGCGCCGCGAAGTGGACAGGCTTTTGGAGCAGGTCAATTTGGCCGATGTGGCCGATCGAGCTGTATCAACTTATTCCGGCGGCATGTTGCGCCGCTTTGGTATTGCCATTGCACTTATCGGTGAGCCGCGCCTAATTATTGTCGACGAACCCACAGCAGGCCTGGACCCCGCTGAGCGCAACC
It contains:
- a CDS encoding Gfo/Idh/MocA family oxidoreductase; amino-acid sequence: MGIDKRKRVVVAGTGFGRIYLEALTSSRLLGRDYFELAGLLARGSDYSRSCAEQYGVPLYTEAEQIPDDIDIVCVVVRSGATGGEGSELAQSLLKRGIHVLQEHPVHTKEITANLLAAKQGNAAYAVNTLYPNLRPTRQFLAAAEYLRRHQRLEMIDAICNSQMAYPLLDVIGRAVGGLRPWSFSEPVQAEGHPFQSLSATLGGVPLTLRIQNQVHPQDPDNHSLLLHRLAIGSEGGVLTLADTHGPVLWNPRLHSPRDQTGRLILSGEGTERLAVPSMVTLGDTDMRSYHDIFALTWPEAVIQALHSLCADIAQPERRKQSGQWALSVSMVWSDLTARIGMPALIQPGEPEPVSVQALTDIVSQACD
- a CDS encoding ABC transporter ATP-binding protein, giving the protein MQKQSGLIVEGLFKTYKNGVKALNGVDLEVGPGMYGLLGPNGAGKSSLMRTLATLQTPDSGRIILDGVDVLANPDFMRSKLGYLPQHIGAYPGIAARTLLDRFAWLKGFTQTSARRREVDRLLEQVNLADVADRAVSTYSGGMLRRFGIAIALIGEPRLIIVDEPTAGLDPAERNRFHCVLADVAADAIVLLSTHIVEDIENLCQRLAILASGRIVVEGTAPDVTAPHKDKMWQALIPRGEQLPESLHNIAKPDGTQVIVHGEKPEDPRFTAHSPRLEDIYHLAIEQVKDQREAA